The Micromonospora sp. Llam0 genome includes a window with the following:
- a CDS encoding TIGR03619 family F420-dependent LLM class oxidoreductase, producing MRFDLQLFGLPAAEYAPLAVHAERLGFHTVWLADHVITPARYAPTYPYRSSGDPGIRPSTPLADVTVTLGHLAARTTRIRLGTGVLIAPLRDPFHIARAWASLQQLSAGRAVLGVGVGWMAEEFAALGTDFGTRGARTDEMLRVLDLLWSGRPVAHHGRFFDFPTVHFGAAPQPPVPVVVGGHSRAALRRAARHGAGWFGPDVDLATSARLCARITALREQLGRADDDFTYHVRLSGEISVAAVEAYRDAGLDHLVVAPFTRLPPAATRADRLAALDSVAERLAPLWPDPASTGYPAGESA from the coding sequence ATGCGGTTCGACCTGCAGCTGTTCGGTCTGCCGGCCGCCGAGTACGCGCCGCTCGCGGTGCACGCCGAGCGGCTCGGCTTCCACACCGTCTGGCTGGCCGACCACGTGATCACCCCGGCCCGGTACGCACCGACCTACCCGTACCGGTCCTCCGGCGACCCCGGCATCCGGCCGAGTACCCCGTTGGCCGACGTGACCGTCACGCTCGGTCACCTGGCCGCCCGGACCACCCGGATCCGGCTCGGCACCGGCGTGCTGATCGCCCCGCTGCGAGACCCGTTCCACATCGCCCGTGCCTGGGCCAGCCTGCAGCAGTTGTCCGCCGGCCGGGCGGTGCTCGGCGTCGGGGTCGGCTGGATGGCCGAGGAGTTCGCCGCGCTCGGCACCGACTTCGGCACCCGGGGTGCCCGTACCGACGAGATGCTGCGGGTGCTCGACCTGCTCTGGTCCGGCCGGCCGGTCGCCCACCACGGACGGTTCTTCGACTTCCCGACCGTACACTTCGGTGCCGCGCCGCAACCGCCGGTGCCGGTGGTGGTCGGCGGGCACAGCCGGGCCGCGCTGCGGCGGGCGGCCCGGCACGGCGCCGGCTGGTTCGGTCCGGATGTCGACCTGGCCACCTCCGCCCGGCTGTGCGCTCGGATCACCGCGCTGCGGGAGCAGCTCGGCCGGGCCGACGACGACTTCACCTATCACGTCCGACTCTCCGGCGAGATCAGCGTCGCCGCCGTCGAGGCGTACCGCGACGCCGGTCTGGACCACCTGGTCGTCGCGCCGTTCACCCGGCTGCCACCGGCGGCCACCCGGGCGGACCGGCTGGCCGCCCTCGACTCCGTCGCCGAGCGGCTCGCGCCGCTGTGGCCCGACCCGGCATCGACCGGTTACCCCGCAGGAGAAAGCGCATGA
- a CDS encoding enoyl-CoA hydratase, with amino-acid sequence MVRYATDGPVAVVTMNRPRYANAQNSAMTYALDDAFSRAAADDDVRVVVLAGAGKHFSAGHDIGTPGRDADRSFPRRAGLWWDHVGKAGAESRFARESEVYLGMCRRWRELPKPTIAMVQGACVAGGLMLAWCCDLIVAADDARFADPVVRMGIPGVEYFAHPWVMGPRFAKEFLFLGERVDADRALALGMVNRVVPRAELQPYTMELAGRIATMPRLGLALTKKAVNQAEDLMGLRAGMDSVFGLHHVAHAHNAEVGDDPLAGHDARSMREPTDGAG; translated from the coding sequence GTGGTCCGGTACGCCACCGACGGGCCGGTGGCGGTGGTCACCATGAACCGCCCCCGGTACGCCAACGCGCAGAACTCCGCGATGACCTACGCCCTCGACGACGCGTTCTCCCGGGCCGCCGCCGACGACGACGTACGGGTGGTGGTGCTCGCCGGTGCCGGCAAGCACTTCTCCGCCGGGCACGACATCGGCACCCCGGGGCGCGACGCCGACCGCAGCTTCCCGCGCCGGGCCGGGCTGTGGTGGGACCACGTCGGCAAGGCCGGCGCGGAGAGCCGGTTCGCCCGCGAGTCCGAGGTCTACCTCGGCATGTGCCGGCGCTGGCGGGAACTGCCCAAGCCGACCATCGCCATGGTGCAGGGCGCCTGCGTCGCCGGCGGGCTGATGCTCGCCTGGTGCTGTGACCTGATCGTCGCCGCCGACGACGCCCGGTTCGCCGACCCGGTCGTGCGGATGGGCATCCCCGGCGTCGAGTACTTCGCCCACCCGTGGGTGATGGGCCCCCGGTTCGCCAAGGAGTTCCTCTTCCTCGGCGAACGGGTCGACGCGGACCGGGCGCTGGCCCTCGGCATGGTCAACCGGGTGGTGCCCCGGGCCGAGCTGCAGCCGTACACGATGGAGCTGGCCGGCCGGATCGCGACCATGCCCCGGCTCGGCCTGGCGCTGACCAAGAAGGCGGTCAACCAGGCCGAGGACCTGATGGGTCTGCGCGCCGGGATGGACTCGGTGTTCGGTCTGCACCACGTGGCGCACGCGCACAACGCGGAGGTGGGCGACGATCCGCTGGCCGGCCACGACGCCCGCAGCATGCGCGAGCCGACGGACGGTGCCGGCTGA
- a CDS encoding acyl-CoA dehydrogenase family protein, producing the protein MWFALTDEQATLRDAVDDLLTAECPPAVVRAGWPGGDPAPLDRLWTALAEMGLLAAAVPESAGGLGLTEVDLVPPLTAAGYAAVPLPVAETAAVAGPLLAAAGDPGGQLAALVEGRCRIAVAGPGGLVPYGQRADLLLILTPPDGARLVRPDEVATTPVPTMDGSRAALRLTGDPVIGPSAGTRLDVPAHLLALTADRATLAASAQLVGLGRRMLDLTVAHVGTRRQFGAPVGSFQAVQHQLADALLGLELAAPAVLAASWAAATGADSRPADVSAGYLLAADAAERTARAALQCHGAIGYTTEYDLHLYAKRVWAIVAAAAGTDHHLDRLGTAIGLPAATAEQGGRP; encoded by the coding sequence ATGTGGTTCGCCCTCACCGACGAGCAGGCCACGCTGCGCGACGCGGTCGACGACCTGCTCACCGCCGAATGCCCGCCGGCGGTGGTCCGTGCCGGCTGGCCCGGTGGCGACCCCGCGCCGCTGGACCGGCTGTGGACCGCGCTCGCCGAAATGGGCCTGCTCGCCGCAGCGGTGCCCGAGTCCGCCGGCGGACTCGGACTGACCGAGGTGGACCTGGTGCCACCGCTCACCGCCGCCGGGTACGCGGCGGTGCCGCTGCCGGTGGCCGAGACCGCCGCCGTCGCCGGCCCGCTGCTGGCCGCCGCCGGCGACCCCGGCGGGCAGCTCGCCGCGCTCGTCGAGGGCCGCTGCCGGATCGCCGTCGCCGGGCCGGGCGGCCTCGTCCCGTACGGGCAGCGGGCCGACCTGCTGCTGATCCTGACCCCGCCGGACGGAGCCCGACTGGTCCGGCCGGACGAGGTCGCGACCACGCCGGTACCGACAATGGACGGCAGCCGGGCCGCGCTGCGGCTCACCGGGGACCCCGTCATCGGGCCGTCGGCCGGCACCCGGCTCGACGTGCCGGCCCACCTGCTGGCGCTGACCGCCGACCGGGCCACCCTGGCCGCGTCGGCCCAGCTGGTCGGGCTCGGCCGCCGGATGCTCGACCTCACCGTCGCGCACGTCGGCACCCGCCGCCAGTTCGGCGCCCCGGTCGGCAGCTTCCAGGCGGTGCAGCATCAGCTCGCCGATGCCCTGCTCGGGCTGGAACTGGCGGCCCCGGCGGTGCTCGCCGCCAGCTGGGCGGCCGCCACCGGCGCCGACAGCCGCCCGGCCGACGTCTCGGCCGGCTACCTGCTCGCCGCCGACGCCGCCGAGCGCACCGCGCGCGCCGCGCTGCAGTGCCACGGCGCGATCGGCTACACGACCGAGTACGACCTGCACCTGTACGCCAAGCGGGTGTGGGCGATCGTAGCTGCGGCCGCCGGCACCGACCACCACCTCGACCGGCTCGGCACCGCGATCGGACTGCCCGCCGCCACCGCCGAGCAAGGAGGACGACCGTGA
- a CDS encoding acyl-CoA dehydrogenase family protein produces MDLRPDPADEQFRAEARDWLRAHRPSRPLPSGDTRAGFAAHLEWERTLHDGGWSVVSWPRRYGGRDASLWQWLIFEEEYAAAGAPQRVTQNGIFLLAPTLFEFGTDEQRDRILPAMAAARQLWCQGWSEPGAGSDLAALTSRAVRDDAAGGWRLTGHKTWTTRGAFCTHLFGLFRTDPQQQRHRGLTYFLVPLDAPGVTVRGFGRFDGDEGFADVYLDDVFVPDADVIGEVGAGWRVAMATTGSERGLTLRPPGRFTAAAARLVQLAGDRPDRLTGRLREQVVRAWLGARAYHLFTLAQVTRMLDGDPPGAAASLNKIHWSELDIALHRTALELLGPDAEVDAEWTRGFQFSLAGPIYAGTNEIQRGIVAERLLGLPRR; encoded by the coding sequence ATGGACCTGCGTCCGGACCCCGCCGACGAACAGTTCCGCGCCGAGGCCCGCGACTGGCTGCGCGCCCACCGGCCGTCCCGCCCGCTGCCCTCCGGCGACACCCGCGCCGGCTTCGCCGCCCACCTGGAGTGGGAGCGCACGCTGCACGACGGCGGCTGGTCGGTGGTCTCCTGGCCGCGCCGCTATGGCGGCCGGGACGCCTCGCTCTGGCAGTGGCTGATCTTCGAGGAGGAGTACGCCGCCGCCGGTGCGCCGCAGCGGGTCACCCAGAACGGCATCTTCCTGCTCGCGCCGACGCTGTTCGAGTTCGGCACCGACGAGCAGCGGGACCGGATCCTCCCGGCGATGGCAGCCGCCCGCCAACTGTGGTGCCAGGGCTGGTCCGAGCCGGGCGCCGGCAGCGACCTGGCCGCGTTGACCAGCCGGGCGGTCCGCGACGACGCGGCCGGCGGGTGGCGGCTGACCGGGCACAAGACGTGGACCACCCGGGGCGCGTTCTGCACCCACCTGTTCGGTCTGTTCCGAACCGACCCGCAGCAGCAGCGACACCGGGGGTTGACCTACTTCCTGGTGCCGCTGGACGCCCCCGGGGTGACCGTGCGGGGGTTCGGCCGGTTCGACGGCGACGAAGGGTTCGCCGACGTCTACCTCGACGACGTGTTCGTGCCCGACGCCGACGTGATCGGCGAGGTCGGGGCCGGCTGGCGGGTGGCGATGGCCACCACCGGCTCCGAGCGGGGCCTCACCCTGCGCCCGCCGGGCCGGTTCACCGCGGCCGCCGCCCGGCTGGTCCAGCTGGCCGGCGACCGTCCGGACCGGCTCACCGGCCGGCTGCGCGAGCAGGTGGTCCGGGCCTGGCTCGGTGCCCGCGCCTATCACCTGTTCACCCTGGCCCAGGTGACCCGGATGCTCGACGGCGACCCGCCGGGCGCGGCGGCCAGCCTCAACAAGATCCACTGGTCCGAGCTGGACATCGCGCTGCACCGCACCGCCCTCGAACTGCTCGGGCCGGACGCCGAGGTCGACGCCGAGTGGACCCGTGGCTTCCAGTTCTCCCTGGCCGGCCCGATCTACGCCGGCACCAACGAGATCCAACGCGGCATCGTCGCCGAGCGGCTGCTCGGCCTGCCCCGACGCTGA
- a CDS encoding enoyl-CoA hydratase family protein, with translation MVVATTGADGVTEIVVDRPPVNALPVAGWYRLAEAVTVAGADPATRAVVLRAQGRGFNAGVDIKQIQADPGNDALIGANRGCFAAFAAVYDCPVPVVAAVHGFCLGGGIGLVGNADIIVASDDATFGLPEVDRGALGAATHLSRLVPQHRARAMLYTSATATAAELHAYGSVLRVVPAAELRSAALEVARQIAAKDPVVIRAAKESLNGIDPWDVKRSYRYEQGFTFELNLSGVAHRVRDGFGDRPDTGAAQQNGAGPAADPGREG, from the coding sequence ATGGTCGTCGCGACCACCGGCGCCGACGGAGTGACCGAGATCGTGGTCGACCGGCCGCCGGTCAACGCCCTGCCGGTCGCCGGCTGGTACCGCCTCGCCGAGGCGGTCACCGTCGCCGGTGCCGACCCGGCCACCCGGGCGGTGGTGCTGCGGGCGCAGGGCCGCGGCTTCAACGCCGGGGTCGACATCAAGCAGATCCAGGCGGACCCCGGCAACGACGCGCTGATCGGCGCCAACCGGGGCTGCTTCGCGGCGTTTGCCGCCGTCTACGACTGCCCGGTGCCGGTGGTCGCCGCCGTTCACGGCTTCTGCCTCGGCGGCGGCATCGGCCTGGTCGGCAACGCCGACATCATCGTGGCCAGCGACGACGCCACGTTCGGACTGCCGGAGGTGGACCGGGGCGCGCTCGGCGCCGCCACCCACCTGTCCCGGCTGGTGCCGCAGCACCGGGCCCGGGCGATGCTCTACACCTCCGCCACCGCCACCGCCGCCGAGCTGCACGCCTACGGCTCGGTGCTGCGCGTGGTCCCCGCCGCCGAGCTGCGGTCCGCCGCGCTGGAGGTCGCCCGGCAGATCGCCGCCAAGGACCCGGTGGTGATCCGGGCGGCCAAGGAGTCGCTCAACGGCATCGACCCGTGGGACGTCAAACGCAGCTACCGCTACGAGCAGGGCTTCACCTTCGAGCTCAACCTTTCCGGTGTCGCCCACCGGGTCCGTGACGGCTTCGGCGACCGGCCCGACACCGGGGCGGCGCAGCAAAACGGTGCTGGCCCGGCCGCCGACCCGGGCCGGGAGGGCTGA
- a CDS encoding SDR family oxidoreductase, producing MATVEPPTGRTSTGPRPPGGAAGPRPPAGHGLLAGRTVLVTAAAGTGIGAATARRCAEEGARVAISDRHETRLRATAAELAAATGVEPLAVVCDVTVESQVQAMVDQVVAGYGQLDVLVNNAGLGGTARITEMTDDQWHRVLDVTLTGTFRCTRAALRHMMPRGSGVIVNNASVLGWRAQQGQAHYAAAKAGVMALTRCSAVEAAEAGVRVNAVAPSLAMHANLAKVTDDALLAALADREAFGRAAEPWEVANVIVFLASDYASYLVGEVLSVSSQHP from the coding sequence ATGGCGACCGTTGAACCACCGACCGGACGCACGTCCACCGGGCCGCGCCCGCCCGGCGGGGCGGCCGGGCCGCGCCCGCCCGCCGGGCACGGCCTGCTCGCCGGCCGGACCGTGCTGGTCACCGCCGCCGCTGGCACCGGCATCGGCGCGGCGACGGCCCGGCGCTGCGCCGAGGAGGGTGCCAGGGTGGCGATCAGCGACCGGCACGAGACCCGGCTGCGGGCGACCGCCGCCGAACTCGCCGCCGCGACCGGTGTCGAACCCCTCGCGGTCGTCTGCGACGTGACCGTCGAGTCGCAGGTCCAGGCGATGGTCGACCAGGTCGTCGCCGGCTACGGCCAGCTCGACGTGCTGGTCAACAACGCCGGGCTGGGCGGCACGGCCCGGATCACCGAGATGACCGACGACCAGTGGCACCGGGTGCTGGACGTCACCCTCACCGGCACCTTCCGGTGCACCCGTGCCGCGCTGCGGCACATGATGCCGCGCGGCAGCGGCGTGATCGTCAACAACGCCTCGGTGCTCGGCTGGCGGGCCCAGCAGGGTCAGGCGCACTACGCCGCGGCCAAGGCCGGGGTGATGGCGCTGACCCGGTGCAGCGCCGTCGAGGCGGCCGAGGCCGGCGTCCGGGTGAACGCGGTCGCGCCGAGCCTCGCGATGCACGCCAACCTGGCCAAGGTCACCGACGACGCCCTGCTGGCCGCGCTGGCCGACCGGGAGGCGTTCGGCCGGGCCGCCGAACCCTGGGAGGTGGCCAACGTGATCGTCTTCCTGGCCAGCGACTACGCCTCGTACCTGGTGGGCGAGGTGCTCTCGGTCAGCAGCCAACACCCGTGA
- a CDS encoding nitronate monooxygenase family protein, with protein sequence MTDRPARPAAGPTPTSAHPALRTPICELFGVRYPIVQTGMGFVSGPRLVAATAEAGGLGILAGATLDLPDLAAAITEIRRNTTRPFGVNVRADAADAAQRIDLLIGENVRVASFALAPKPELIARLRDAGVRVVPSVGARRHAEKVAAWGADAVIVQGGEGGGHTGAVPTSLLLPQVADAVDIPVIGAGGFFDGRGLVAALAYGAAGVAMGTRFLLTSDSTVSPQVLRRYLDAGLDGTVVTRALDGVPQRVLRTDFIDRLERAGPARRLVRSVRSAARFRRLTGTSWRHLLAEGRAMRRNRELTWGQVLLAANTPMLLRAAMVDGRADLGVMATGQVTGLIDDLPSCAELIDRIVAEASAVLDGLQEGRADGDR encoded by the coding sequence ATGACCGACCGCCCGGCGCGGCCGGCTGCCGGCCCGACGCCGACCTCGGCCCACCCGGCGCTGCGTACCCCGATCTGCGAGCTGTTCGGGGTGCGGTACCCGATCGTGCAGACCGGCATGGGCTTCGTCTCCGGCCCCCGGCTGGTCGCCGCCACCGCCGAGGCCGGCGGGCTGGGCATCCTCGCCGGTGCCACCCTCGACCTGCCCGACCTGGCCGCCGCGATCACCGAGATCCGGCGGAACACGACGCGGCCGTTCGGGGTGAACGTGCGGGCCGACGCCGCCGACGCCGCGCAGCGGATCGACCTGCTGATCGGGGAGAACGTCCGGGTGGCCTCGTTCGCCCTGGCCCCGAAGCCGGAGCTGATCGCCCGGCTGCGCGACGCCGGGGTACGGGTGGTGCCCTCGGTCGGTGCCCGCCGGCACGCCGAGAAGGTGGCCGCCTGGGGTGCCGACGCGGTCATCGTGCAGGGCGGCGAGGGTGGCGGCCACACCGGAGCGGTACCGACCAGTCTGCTGCTGCCGCAGGTGGCCGACGCCGTCGACATCCCGGTGATCGGCGCCGGCGGGTTCTTCGACGGCCGGGGGCTGGTCGCCGCCCTCGCCTACGGCGCGGCCGGGGTGGCGATGGGCACCCGGTTCCTGCTCACCAGCGACAGCACGGTCAGCCCGCAGGTACTGCGGCGCTACCTCGACGCCGGGCTGGACGGCACCGTGGTGACCCGGGCGCTCGACGGCGTACCACAGCGGGTGCTGCGCACCGACTTCATCGACCGGCTGGAACGCGCCGGGCCGGCACGCCGGCTGGTCCGCTCGGTACGCAGCGCCGCCCGGTTCCGGCGGCTCACCGGCACCTCGTGGCGGCACCTGCTCGCCGAAGGTCGGGCGATGCGCCGCAACCGGGAGCTGACCTGGGGCCAGGTGCTGCTCGCCGCGAACACCCCGATGCTGCTGCGGGCCGCGATGGTCGACGGCCGGGCCGACCTCGGGGTGATGGCGACCGGGCAGGTGACCGGGCTGATCGACGACCTGCCCAGCTGCGCCGAGCTGATCGACCGGATCGTCGCCGAGGCGTCGGCGGTGCTGGACGGACTGCAGGAGGGACGAGCCGATGGCGACCGTTGA
- a CDS encoding CoA-transferase subunit beta, with translation MTGTAPTRAEVCVVACAEAWRGDGEILASPIGLVPTIGARLARATFSPELLLTDGEAALGVGTWPVGGSPTQTEGALPFRQIFELIWSGRRHVMMGPGQIDRYGNINISAIGDFHRPKVALLGVRGAPGNTVSHPCSYWVPRHSRRTFVEQVDLVCGIGYDRAASAGPSAARFHQLRRVVSDLGVFDFTGPDHRMRLVSTHPGVTVEQVHEATGFELWTGGEVPQTRLPTAHELTLIRTVIDPAGHRDAEVRR, from the coding sequence GTGACCGGCACCGCGCCGACGCGCGCCGAGGTGTGCGTCGTCGCCTGCGCCGAGGCATGGCGTGGCGACGGCGAGATCCTGGCCAGCCCGATCGGGCTGGTCCCGACGATCGGCGCCCGGCTGGCCCGGGCCACCTTCTCCCCGGAACTGCTGCTCACCGACGGCGAAGCCGCTCTCGGCGTCGGCACCTGGCCGGTCGGCGGATCCCCGACGCAGACCGAGGGAGCGTTGCCGTTCCGGCAGATCTTCGAGCTGATCTGGTCCGGCCGCCGGCACGTCATGATGGGGCCGGGCCAGATCGACCGGTACGGCAACATCAACATCTCGGCGATCGGTGACTTCCACCGGCCGAAGGTGGCCCTGCTCGGAGTACGGGGCGCACCGGGCAACACGGTCAGCCACCCGTGCAGCTACTGGGTGCCCCGGCACAGCCGCCGGACCTTCGTCGAACAGGTCGACCTGGTCTGCGGCATCGGCTACGACAGGGCCGCGTCTGCCGGGCCGTCCGCGGCCCGCTTCCACCAGCTGCGCCGGGTGGTGAGCGACCTCGGGGTCTTCGACTTCACCGGCCCGGACCACCGGATGCGACTGGTGTCGACGCATCCCGGCGTCACCGTCGAACAGGTCCACGAGGCGACCGGGTTCGAGCTGTGGACCGGCGGGGAGGTGCCGCAGACCCGGCTGCCGACGGCGCACGAGCTGACCCTCATCCGTACCGTCATCGACCCGGCCGGCCACCGCGACGCCGAGGTACGGCGATGA
- a CDS encoding CoA transferase subunit A: MTDKRMTAEQVVSELRSGMTIGIGGWGSRRKPMSLIRAILRSDLEDLTVVTYGGPDAGLLLAAGKVRRLVYGFVSLDSIPLEPHFRAARQAGAVEAVEYDEGMLYLGLYAAACRLPFLPTRVGLGSDLMRINPDLRTVRSPYDDEELLAVPALRLDAALVHLHRADIHGNALCLGPDPYFDDLYCAAADRAYVSCEQVVPTEQLTPAASVLVRRHQVRGVVPAARGAHFTSCDPDYPRDERFQREYAAVAGTDRWAAFRQRYLDTDEAGYQQAVAARGPQMEVIR; the protein is encoded by the coding sequence ATGACCGACAAACGGATGACCGCCGAGCAGGTGGTGAGCGAACTGCGCTCCGGCATGACCATCGGCATCGGCGGCTGGGGCTCGCGCCGCAAGCCGATGTCCCTGATCCGGGCGATCCTGCGGTCGGACCTCGAGGACCTGACCGTCGTCACCTACGGCGGCCCCGACGCCGGCCTGCTGCTCGCCGCCGGCAAGGTCCGTCGGCTGGTGTACGGCTTCGTCTCGCTCGACTCGATTCCGCTGGAGCCGCACTTCCGGGCCGCCCGCCAGGCAGGCGCCGTCGAGGCCGTCGAGTACGACGAGGGCATGCTCTACCTCGGCCTGTACGCCGCCGCCTGCCGGCTGCCGTTCCTGCCCACCCGGGTCGGACTCGGCTCCGACCTGATGCGGATCAACCCGGACCTGCGGACCGTGCGCTCGCCGTACGACGACGAGGAACTGCTCGCCGTGCCGGCGCTGCGGCTGGACGCCGCCCTGGTCCACCTGCACCGCGCCGACATCCACGGCAACGCCCTCTGCCTCGGGCCCGACCCGTACTTCGACGACCTGTACTGCGCGGCCGCCGACCGCGCCTACGTCTCCTGCGAACAGGTCGTGCCGACCGAGCAGCTCACCCCGGCCGCCTCGGTACTCGTCCGCCGCCACCAGGTCCGCGGGGTGGTTCCGGCCGCACGCGGTGCCCACTTCACCTCGTGCGACCCGGACTACCCCCGTGACGAGCGGTTCCAACGCGAGTACGCCGCGGTGGCCGGCACCGACCGGTGGGCCGCGTTCCGCCAGCGCTACCTCGACACCGACGAGGCCGGCTACCAGCAGGCCGTCGCCGCCCGGGGCCCGCAGATGGAGGTGATCCGGTGA
- a CDS encoding acetyl-CoA C-acetyltransferase: MPAMSPRDSATPQAVIVAAARSPIGRARKGSLATLRPDDLAVDITRAALAQVPALDPAQVQDVLLGCAQPAGEHGHNLARMVAVGLGLDGTPGTTVQRYCASSVQTTRMAFHAIRAGEGEVFISAGVEMVSRYEAGKSDNLPGTRNERYAAAGARSAARAAGDGGRWQDPRDTGVPPDPYIAMGETAENVAQVYGVSRADQDEFAVRSQNLAEQAIADGFYARDITPVTLPDGTVVDRDDGPRPGVRLASVAALKPVFRPDGTVTAGNCCPLNDGAAALVVMSAARAAELGVTPLARIVATGVSALSPEIMGLGPVEATRRALGHAGLTIGDIDLVEINEAFAAQVLPCVRLLGIDPDRVNVNGGAIAVGHPFGMTGARITTGLIRALRERDRQFGLVTMCAAGGQGMAMVIERAS; the protein is encoded by the coding sequence CTGCCCGCCATGTCGCCCCGAGACTCCGCCACCCCGCAGGCCGTGATCGTCGCCGCCGCCCGCTCGCCGATCGGCCGGGCGCGCAAGGGCTCGCTCGCCACGCTGCGCCCCGACGACCTCGCCGTGGACATCACCCGGGCCGCGCTGGCCCAGGTGCCCGCCCTGGACCCGGCGCAGGTGCAGGACGTCCTGCTCGGGTGCGCCCAGCCGGCCGGCGAACACGGCCACAACCTGGCCCGGATGGTCGCCGTCGGGTTGGGCCTGGACGGCACCCCCGGCACCACCGTGCAGCGCTACTGCGCCTCGTCGGTGCAGACCACCCGGATGGCCTTCCACGCGATCCGGGCCGGGGAGGGCGAGGTCTTCATCTCCGCCGGGGTGGAGATGGTCTCCCGGTACGAGGCCGGCAAGTCGGACAATCTGCCGGGCACCCGCAACGAGCGGTACGCGGCCGCCGGTGCCCGCAGCGCGGCGCGCGCCGCCGGCGACGGTGGGCGGTGGCAGGACCCCCGGGACACCGGGGTGCCGCCGGATCCGTACATCGCGATGGGGGAGACCGCCGAGAACGTCGCGCAGGTGTACGGGGTGAGCCGGGCCGACCAGGACGAGTTCGCGGTGCGCAGCCAGAACCTGGCCGAGCAGGCGATCGCCGACGGCTTCTACGCCCGCGACATCACCCCGGTGACGTTGCCGGACGGCACCGTCGTCGACCGCGACGACGGCCCCCGCCCCGGAGTGCGGTTGGCGTCGGTCGCCGCGCTCAAGCCGGTGTTCCGCCCGGACGGCACGGTCACCGCCGGGAACTGCTGCCCGCTCAACGACGGTGCCGCCGCTCTGGTGGTGATGAGCGCCGCCCGGGCCGCCGAGCTGGGCGTCACCCCGCTGGCCCGGATCGTGGCCACCGGTGTCTCCGCGCTCAGTCCGGAGATCATGGGTCTCGGCCCGGTGGAGGCGACCCGGCGGGCGTTGGGGCACGCCGGGCTGACCATCGGCGACATCGACCTGGTGGAGATCAACGAGGCCTTCGCCGCCCAGGTGCTGCCCTGCGTGCGGCTGCTCGGCATCGATCCCGACCGGGTGAACGTCAACGGCGGGGCGATCGCGGTGGGTCACCCGTTCGGGATGACCGGTGCCCGGATCACCACCGGCCTGATCCGGGCGCTGCGCGAACGTGACCGGCAGTTCGGGCTGGTCACCATGTGCGCGGCCGGTGGTCAGGGAATGGCGATGGTGATCGAGCGGGCGAGCTGA